In a genomic window of Suricata suricatta isolate VVHF042 chromosome 12, meerkat_22Aug2017_6uvM2_HiC, whole genome shotgun sequence:
- the NDUFA11 gene encoding NADH dehydrogenase [ubiquinone] 1 alpha subcomplex subunit 11 produces the protein MLRTFLQQYRDIPDGTECHRKTFASTTLSGAAGLIFSAYSVTLQPPGSFLEGVARTGRYTFTAAAIGAIFGLTSCVSAQVREKPDDPLNYFIGGCAGGLTLGARTHSYGIGAAACAYMGTIAAMVKMGQLEGWKVFAAPKV, from the exons ATGTTGCGGACGTTTCTTCAGCAATACCGAGACATCCCCGATGGCACCGAGTGCCACCGCAAGACCTTCGCCAGTACCACACTCAGTGGTGCCGCTG GCCTGATCTTCTCCGCCTACAGTGTCACACTCCAGCCGCCAGGCTCCTTCCTGGAGGGAGTGGCGAGGACGGGACGATACACATTTACTGCAG CCGCCATCGGCGCCATATTTGGCCTCACCTCCTGCGTCAGCGCCCAGGTCCGTGAGAAGCCCGATGACCCCCTGAACTACTTCATCGGAGGCTGTGCCGGGGGCCTGACCCTGGGAGCGCGCA CCCACAGCTACGGGATCGGAGCTGCCGCCTGCGCCTACATGGGCACGATCGCCGCCATGGTCAAGATGGGCCAGCTGGAGGGCTGGAAGGTGTTCGCGGCGCCCAAGGTGTGA
- the VMAC gene encoding vimentin-type intermediate filament-associated coiled-coil protein, whose protein sequence is MSAPQPLQIREANAHLAAVHRRAAELEARLDAAERTVSAQAERLARHDQQLRAALEELGRAKDCEIAALQQQLLTSEATVHSLQAALRQRDELIGQLQPRAELLRDICHYRPPLARLLAALAQAERLGPLPAGDPSHPPSGGPSPSLANSTGDEQDEGHLQPAVFGTTV, encoded by the exons ATGTCGGCGCCGCAGCCGCTGCAGATCCGAGAGGCGAACGCACACCTGGCGGCTGTGCACCGGCGCGCGGCGGAGCTGGAGGCGCGGCTGGACGCGGCGGAGCGCACAGTGAGCGCCCAGGCCGAGCGCCTGGCCCGCCACGACCAGCAGCTGCGTGCTGCCCTGGAGGAGCTGGGCCGCGCCAAGGACTG TGAGATTGCCGCCCTCCAGCAGCAGCTGCTGACCTCCGAGGCCACTGTCCACAGCCTGCAGGCCGCCCTGCGCCAGAGGGACGAGCTCATCGGGCAGCTCCAGCCCCGGGCCGAGCTGCTGCGGGACATCTGCCATTACCGGCCACCCCTGGCCCGGCTGCTGGCCGCCCTGGCCCAAGCCGAACGCCTGGGGCCCCTGCCAGCCGGAGACCCCAGCCACCCACCCTCCGGGGGGCCCAGCCCAAGCCTTGCCAACAGCACTGGGGACGAGCAGGACGAGGGCCACCTGCAGCCTGCGGTGTTTGGGACCACCGTGTGA
- the CAPS gene encoding calcyphosin, whose protein sequence is MDAVDATVEKLRAQCLSRGASGIQGLARFFRRLDRDKSRSLDSGELRRGLAELGLGLDAAEAEGVCRRWDRDGSGTLDLEEFLRALRPPMSQAREAVIAAAFAKLDRSGDGVVTVDDLRGVYSGRAHPKVRSGEWTEEQVLRRFLDNFDSSEKDGQVTLAEFQDYYSGVSASVDTDEEFVAMMTSAWQL, encoded by the exons ATGGACGCCGTGGACGCCACTGTGGAGAAGCTGCGGGCACAGTGCCTGTCCCGAGGGGCCTCGGGCATCCAGGGCCTGGCGAG GTTCTTCCGCCGGCTGGACCGGGACAAGAGCCGATCCCTGGACTCGGGGGAGCTGCGGCGGGGCCTGgctgagctggggctggggctggacgCGGCCGAGGCGGAGGGCGTGTGCCGGCGCTGGGACCGCGACGGCAGCGGGACGCTGGACCTGGAGGAGTTCCTGAGGGCACTGCGG ccccccatgTCCCAGGCCCGGGAGGCAGTCATCGCAGCCGCGTTCGCCAAGCTGGACCGCAGCGGGGATGGCGTGGTGACCGTGGACGACCTCCGGGGGGTCTACAGTGGCCGCGCCCACCCCAAGGTGCGAAGCGGGGAGTGGACGGAGGAGCAGGTCCTCCGCCGCTTCCTGGACAACTTTGACTCCTCCGAGAAGGACGGGCAG GTCACTCTGGCCGAATTCCAGGACTACTACAGCGGCGTGAGCGCCTCCGTGGACACAGACGAGGAGTTCGTGGCCATGATGACCAGCGCGTGGCAGCTGTGA